DNA sequence from the Stenotrophomonas sp. 24(2023) genome:
TGCCGGGCGCACGGCCGATATCGATGTCTACCTGAAGGAGCTGGGCTGGCGCGAGTTCGCCTACCACCTGCTGCACCACTTCCCGCGTACCACCGACCACAACCTCAACGCGCGCTTCGACAGCTTCCCGTGGGCATCGCCCAGCCCTGCGCAGCTGCAGGCCTGGCAACAGGGCCGTACCGGCGTGCCGATCGTCGATGCCGGCCTGCGCGAGCTGTGGCATACCGGTTACATGCACAACCGCGTGCGCATGATCGTGGCCAGCTACCTGTGCAAGCACCTGCGTGCGCATTGGCTGCATGGCGCGCGCTGGTTCTGGGACACGCTGGTCGATGCGGACCTGGCCAGCAACACCCTGGGCTGGCAGTGGGTGGCCGGCACCGGAGCCGATGCCGCACCGTACTTCCGCGTGTTCAACCCGGTCACCCAGGCAGAGAAGTTCGACCCCAACGCGCGCTACATCAGCCGCTGGGTGCCGGAACTGGCCGCGCTGCCGGTCAAGGCGCGCTTCGCGCCATGGCAGCATCCGCACCTGCTGGCCGAGAAGGTGCCCGATTACCCGCGCATGCCACTGGTCGACCTGGCCGCGGGACGCGACGCGGCACTGGCCGCCTACCGGAGTATGGGCGGGGCGTAAAGCAGCGGAATGAAGGGCTGGTCAGAAAGCTGAATGCCGGGCGTCCGGCCTTCACACTCATCATCCCGGCATCGCACCGGGCTGTATATGCTCCGGAGCGTTCGCACGCCGCACCGGCCGGCATACAAGGAGACCATCCATGATCCGCAACACCACCCGCAATCTCGCACTGGCCCTGATGACTGCCGCCGCGCTGAGTGCGTGCGCCACCGGCGGCTCCTACGTCCAGAGCGACCAGTACGGCAATCCGACCGAGCAGCAGAACCGCACCGGCCGCAATGCCCTGATCGGCACCGCGATCGGCGTGGCCGCCGGCCTGCTCAGCGGCGACAGCGCGACCGAACGCCGCCAGCATGCGCTGATCGGCGCCGGCATCGGCGCGCTCAGCGGCGCGGCCATCGGCCAGTACCAGGACCGCCAGGAGCGCGCGCTGCGCGAGCGCACCGCCAACACCGGCATCGATGTGCAGCGCCAGGGCGACAACATCACCCTGAACCTGCCCGATGGCATCACCTTCGATTTCGGCAAGGCCACGCTGAAGCCGCAGTTCTACGGTTCGCTCAATGGCGTGGCCGGTACCCTGCGTGACTACAACCAGACCATGATCGAAGTGGTTGGCCACACCGACAGCATCGGCAGCGATGCGGTGAACAACCGCCTGTCCAAGGAGCGCGCCGATTCGGTGGCGCAGTACCTGATCGGCCAGGGTGTGCAGAGCGTGCGTATCGAAACGCTGGGCGCGGGCAAGGCCTATCCGATCGCCGACAACAGCACCGACGCCGGTCGCGCCAAGAACCGCCGCGTGGAAATCCGCGTGATTCCGTTGAAGCAGTAACGCGCAGCGGTGTTGCGGTTCCGGTGCAGCCGGAGCCGCCGGAAACAGAAATGCCGCCCTCGCAGGCGGCATTTCTGCAGGTGGCGCCCGTGGCCGGCACACCGTGGCGCGCCGGCAGGGCACCGGTGGTTCACGCCGCCGGTGCGGCCACCTTTTCCAGGATCCGCTTGCCGGTGGCTTCCAGTTCGGCTTCGGCCTTTTCGCTCTGCTGCTGGGCCAGTTTCGCCGCCGGGCATTGCGCCAGCATGTAGTTGGCGTCGAAGTTGAGCTTTTCCACCAGGAAATCGACGAAGGCGCGCACCTTCGGCGACACCAGACGGCCACCGGCGAAGACCGCGTTGAAGTCCATTTCCGGGCCGGTCCAACCGGCCAGCACGCGGCGCACCATGCCCGATTCGATGAACGGCTTGGCCATCACATCACCGGTCAGCAGCAGCCCTTCGCCGCAGACCAGCGCCCCGTTGAGCGCCGAGGCATCGTTGGCCACCATCAGTGGCGATACCGGAAACTCGCGCAGTTCGCCGCCGTTCTCACCCAGCTGCCAGGTGATGCGGTTGGGGTGGCTGTGGTACGGCTTGCGCATGGCCAGGATGCGGTGGAACTGCAGTTCATCCGGGTGCAGTGGTTCGCCGTAGCGCTCGATGTAGGACGGTGCGGCGAACACCTGCGTGCGCAGCGTGCCCAGCTTGCGCGCCACCAGGTTGGAGTCGGGCAGGGTGCCCACGCGCAGCGCCAGATCGGCCTCGCCGGCGATCAGGTCCAGCTTTTCGTTGCCCAGGTGCATGTCCACGCGGATTTCCGGGTACTGCGCGTGGAACTGGCCCAGCAACGGGGCGATCCAGGTGATGCCGATGGTGTAGGGCACGGTGAAACGCAGCCAGCCGCGCGGGCCGGACTGCAGCTGGCTGACCGCACTTTCGGCTTCTTCCAGCTCACGGGCGATGCGCTGGCAGTGCTCGTGGTAGATCGAACCGGCTTCGGTCAGGCCGAGGCGGCGGGTGGTCCGGTGCAGCAGGCGCGCGCCCAGGCGCGTCTCCAGTTCCTGCACCTTGCGGCTGACGGTGGTCTTGGGCAGGCCAAGGGATTTGGCCGCAGCGATGAAGCTGCCCTGTTCGACCACCTTGACGAAGATCAGCGTCTCGTTGAGATCGTGGGACATGGTCGGGGGTCCTGGGAGGAGGGGACGGTAGTAGATTGCCCGAAAGATTGTGCCGGGAGCGGGATGATTATTCCCCTTAATCAGGACTAATCAAGTAAAGGTTTGAGGTCTATCGTGGCGCCATTCTCGAAATGGAGCCCGCGAGCCATGAGCCTGCGCAACATTCTTGCCCGCTTCCGCCTTGTCGGCCAGGACGCTCTGGACCAGGCAATGACCGTGGAAGCGCGCCCCAGTTCCTTGGTACACAAGGATTTCCGTGAGTTTACCGCGCCGCTGCGTCAGCAGCGTGGCGGCTCGGTCCGTCTCGGCCCCCGCCATCTGGACCGACTGGGCCGGATTGGGATTATCCCGAGCATGGGAGGTAATATCCCATGAACGGGACGCTGACCCCGGAAGTGCTGGTGCTTGGTGGCACCGGTGCGGTCGGTCAGGGCCTGGTGGCCGCGCTGCTGGAAGCTGGCAGCCCGGTCCTGGTCGTGGGCCGCGATCCGGGGCGCCTGGCGGCACTGCGCGAGCAGTTCGCCGATGAGCCGGGTCTGGAGACCCTGCTGGGCTCGCTCAGCGACGATGGCTCGGCCCGTACCGTGGCCGAACGCGTTGCGGCCCGCCCGCGGCCGCTGGCGGCCGTGGTCGATGCCATGGGCGGTCCCTACAACCGCGGCCGGGTGACCGACCGCTCCGGTGATGCGCTGCTGCAGGCGCTGCAGGCCGACCTGATGCCGCACGTGCATGCCGGTCGCCACCTGTTGCCGCTGCTGCAGGATGACGGTTACCCGCGCCGCTACGTGCTGGTTGGCAGTCCGGCCGGCCTGAAGCCGTGGGCGGGCTACGGGGAAGCGTCCATCACCACCTCGGCCACGCGCATGTATGCGCAGGTGCTGCACCAGGAAGCACAGGCACTGGGCGTGCGCGCGCAGATGCTGGAAGTGTGCAGCCCGGTATGCACCCCGGCCAATGCGGCCAACGCCTGCATCGAATGGCCCAGCGCCCTGCTGGTCGGCCGGCGCCTGGTTTCCCTGCTCGACAACTGCCGTGACAACCGCGCCATCGTGCGCTGCGACACCCGTGATGCCGAACTGCCCCGCGGGCTGCTGCGCCTGGACCGCCAGGCGATGTGGCACGACGCCGCAGGCAACACTTGACCTTGACCTTGGTTGAGGTCGCACGCTAGGCGGCCCCGCGTTTTCCTGCTCCTGGAATCGCTGTTCCCGAATTTGCTGTAACCACCCCTCCGTACGGATGCATCTCATGACTTCCCCCAATTCCACCCCGCATCGTTTCACCCGACGGCTGGCCATGGCCGGCGTGTCGATCCTGGCCGCGGCCGTGCTGGCGGCCTGCAGTGGCGGCCATGCCGAAGAAGCCGGCATGCCGCCGCCGCCGCAGGTCAGCGCCGCCCCGGTGCTGGTCAAGCAGGTCAGCCAGTGGGATGAGTTCAGTGGCCGCGTCGAAGCGGTCCAGAGCGTCGAACTGCGCCCGCGCGTGTCCGGCTACATCGACAAGGTCAACTATGTCGAAGGCCAGGAAGTGAAGAAGGGCGATGTGCTGTTCACCATCGACGCCCGCAGCTACCAGGCCGAGTACGATCGTGCCCGCGCCGAACTGGCCCGCGCCCGCACCCAGGCGACCCTGGCCCGCAGCGAATCGGACCGTGCCGCGCGCCTGTCCGAGCAGCAGGCCATTTCCACCGAGACCGCCGACCAGCGCCGCGCCGCGTCCGACCAGGCCGTTGCCGCGGTGCAGGCCGCCCAGGCCGCGCTGGATGCCGCCGCGCTGAACCTGGAGTTCACCAAGGTCCGCGCACCGATCGACGGCCGTGCCGGCCGCGCGATCGTCACCGCCGGCAACCTGGTCACCGCCGGCGACACCGCCAGCGTGCTGACCACGCTGGTCTCGCTGGACACCGTGTTCGTCTACTTCGATGCCGATGAAGGCACCTTCCTGCGCTATGCGCAGATGGCACGTAAGGGTGAGCGCCCGAGCGAGCGCGACAGCGGCAGCGCGCTGCCGGTGAAGGTGGCCCTGAGCGGCGAGGAAGGCTTCCCGCACGAAGGCAAGGTCGATTTCCTCGACAACCAGGTCACCCGCAGCACCGGCACCATCCGCGTCCGCGCGCTCATGGACAACCGCGACCGCCAGTTCACCCCGGGCCTGTTCGCCCGCGTGCAGCTGCTGGGCAGCGGCCAGTTCGAGGCCAAGCTGATCGATGAAAAGGCCGTGCTGACCGACCAGGACCGCAAGTACGTCTACGTGGTTGACAAGGATGGCAAGGCCCAGCGCCGTGACATCCAGCTCGGCCGCAGCGCCGACGGCCTGCGTATCGTCGAGCAGGGCCTTGCCGCGGGCGACCGGGTGATCATCGATGGCGTGCAGAAGGTCTTCATGCCGGGCATGCCGGTGCAGGCCAAGGCGGTGGCGATGCAGCCAGCGCCGGCTGCACCGGGCGCCGGGCACGACGCGACCGCTCTGAACTGATCCGCGTTTCCGTTTGATGCCGGTGTTGTCGCCGGCCGCGTTTGCCTTCGCCCCGCCGGGCGAGGGCAGGGCGGCTGCATGCCGACGCCGGCCTTTCCCCAGGATATTCCTCCATGGACTTTTCCCGTTTCTTCATCGACAGGCCGATTTTCGCGGCGGTGCTGTCGATCGTGATCTTCGCCGCTGGCCTGATCTCCATCCCGATCCTGCCGATCGGCGAGTACCCCGAAGTGGTACCGCCGTCGGTGGTCGTGCGCACGGTCTACCCGGGCGCGAACCCGAAGGTGATCGCTGAAACCGTCGCCACGCCGCTGGAAGAAGCCATCAACGGCGTGGAAGGCATGATGTACATCAAGTCGGTCGCCGGTTCCGATGGCGTGCTGCAGATGACCATCACCTTCCGCCCGGGCACCGACCCGGACGATGCTGCGGTGAAGGTGCAGAACCGCGTGGCGCAGGCGCAGGCGCGCCTGCCCGAGGACGTGCGCCGGCAGGGTGTGACCACCCAGAAGCAGTCGCCGACGTTCCTGATGGTGGTGCACCTGACCTCGCCGAAGGGCAAGTACGACACCCTGTACCTGCGCAACTACGCCCGCCTGCACGTCAAGGACGCGCTGGCCCGTATCCAGGGCGTGGGTGACGCGCAGATCTTCGGTGGCGGCGACTACGCCATGCGTGCCTGGCTGGACCCGGACAAGGTGTCCGCCCGCGGCCTGACCGCCAGCGACGTCGTGCGTGCCATGCGCGAGCAGAACGTGCAGGTCTCGGCCGGCCAGCTCGGCGCCGAGCCGATGCCCAACAGCCAGTTCCTGACCCTGATCAATGCGCAGGGCCGGCTGAAGACCGAAAAGGAATTCGGTGACATCGTGCTCAAGAGCGGCACCGATGGTGAAGTGGTGCGCCTGTCCGACGTCGCCCGCCTGGAACTGGGTGCCGGCGACTACACCCTGCGTTCGCAGCTGGATGGCAAGAACGCGGTGGGCATCGGTATCTTCCAGGCCCCGGGCGCCAACGCGCTGGAAATCCGCGATGCGGTCATCCACACCATGGATGAGATGCAGAAGACGATGCCGGCCGACGTCAAGTACGAAGCGGTGTATGACACCACCATCTTCGTGCGCGACTCGATCAAGGCCGTGGTCTCCACCCTGCTGGAAGCCATCGCCCTGGTGGTGCTGGTGGTGATCCTGTTCCTGCAGACCTGGCGTGCGTCGATCATTCCGCTGATCGCCGTGCCGGTGTCGGTGGTGGGTACCTTCGCCGCGCTGTACCTGCTGGGCTTCTCGATCAACACGCTGAGCCTGTTCGGCCTGGTGCTGGCGATCGGCATCGTGGTCGACGATGCGATCGTGGTCGTGGAAAACGTTGAACGCAACATCGAAGAAGGCCTCACCCCGCTCGCCGCGGCCCACCAGGCCATGCGCGAAGTGTCCGGCCCGATCATCGCCATCGCGCTGGTGCTGTGCGCGGTGTTCGTGCCGATGGCCTTCCTGTCCGGCGTCACCGGCCAGTTCTACAAGCAGTTCGCCGTCACCATCGCCATTTCCACGGTGATCTCGGCGATCAACTCGCTGACCCTGTCGCCGGCCCTGGCCGCCCGCCTGCTCAAGCCGCACGGTGCACCGAAGGATGGCCCGAGCCGCCTGATCGACCGCCTGTTCGGCTGGGTGTTCCGCCCGTTCAACCGCTTCTTCAAGTCCAGCTCGGAGAAGTACGAGCGCGGCGTGTCGCGCATCCTCGGCCGTCGTGGTGCGGTGTTCGTGGTCTATGCAGTGCTGCTGGTCGGTACCGGCGTGATCTTCAAGCTGGTGCCGCCGGGCTTCATCCCGACCCAGGACAAGCTGTACCTGATCGCGGGCGTGAAGCTGCCGGAAGGTTCCTCGATCGCGCGTACCGATGAAATGCTGCGCAAGGTCGCCAAGATCGCCCAGGAAACCGAGGGTGTTGCCCATACCATCTCGTTCCCCGGCCTGAACGCGCTGCAGTTCACCAACACGCCCAACACCGGCGTGGCGTTCATCCCGCTCAAGCCGTTCAACGAGCGTCATGGCCGTACCGCCGCGCAGATCAACGCCGAGATCAACCAGAAGATCGCCGGGCTGCAGGAAGGTTTCGCCTTCTCGCTGATGCCGCCGCCGATCCTGGGCCTGGGCAACGGCAACGGCTACCAGATGTTCATCGAAGACCGTGGCAACCTGGGCTACGGCGCGCTGCAGAATGCCGTTCAGGCCATGCAGGGCACCGTCGCGCAGACCCCGGGCATGGCGTTCCCGATCTCCAGCTACCAGGCCAACGTGCCGCAGCTGGATGCGGAAGTGGACCGCGTCAAGGCCAAGGCGCAGGGCGTGCAGCTGACCGAGCTGTTCGACACCCTGCAGACCTACCTGGGCTCGGCCTACGTGAACGACTTCAACCAGTTCGGTCGTACCTGGCAGGTGATCGCCCAGGCCGACGGCCAGTTCCGCAACAGCGTTGAAGACATCGGCAAGCTGCGTACCCGCAACGACCGTGGCGAGATGGTGCCGATCGGCTCGATGGTCACCATCAAGGAAACCTTCGGCCCGGACCCGGTGCTGCGCTTCAACGGCTACCCGGCCGCTGACCTGGCCGGTGAAGCCGACCCGCGCCTGCTGTCCTCGGCGCAGGCCATGAACAAGCTGACCGAGATCGCCGGCAAGGTGCTGCCGGTGGGCATGACCACCGAATGGACCGACCTGAGCTACCAGCAGGCCACGCAGGGCAAGGCCGCCTTCATCGTGTTCCCGGTGGCCATCATGCTCGCCTTCCTGGTGCTGGCGGCGCTGTACGAGAGCTGGTCGCTGCCGCTGGCGGTGATCCTGATCGTGCCGATGACCCTGCTGTCGGCGCTGTTTGGTGTCTGGTTGACCGGCGGTGACAACAACGTGTTCGTGCAGGTCGGCCTGGTGGTGCTGATGGGCCTGGCGTGCAAGAACGCGATCCTGATCGTCGAGTTCGCCCGTGAACTGGAAATGGGCGGCAAGGGCATCGTCGAAGCGGCACTGGAAGCCTGCCGCCTGCGTCTGCGCCCGATCGTGATGACCTCCATCGCCTTCATCGCCGGCACCGTGCCGCTGGTGCTGTCCCATGGTGCAGGCGCCGAGGTCCGCTCGGTCACCGGCATCACGGTGTTCGCCGGCATGCTGGGCGTGACCCTGTTCGGCCTGTTCCTGACCCCGGTGTTCTACGTGGCACTGCGCAAGCTGGTCACCCGCAACGGTGGCGGCAAGCTGGTCCAGCACGGTGAGCCGACCATCCACCACTGACATGCAACCTGGCAGCGCCGGCTCCGGCCGGCGCCTGCTTCCTCTTCAAAAGGCATGTACCCATGAATTCCCATAGCAACAAGATCGCGCTGGTCACCGGCGCCACCCGCGGCATCGGTACCGAAACCGTGCGCCAGCTGGCCGAAGCCGGCGTGCACACGCTGCTGGCCGGCCGCAAGCGCGAAACCGCGGTGGAGCAGGCGCTGAAGCTGCAGGCCGAGGGCCTGCCGGTGGAAGCCATCCAGCTGGACGTGACCGATGCGGCCAGCATCGCCGAGGCCGCCGAGCAGGTGCGCCAGCGCCATGGTCGCCTGGACATCCTGGTCAACAACGCCGGCATCATGATCGAAAACCCGGCCCAGGCACCCTCCGAGCAGTCGCAGGACACCTGGCGCCGCACCTTCGACACCAACGTGCATGCGCTGGTGGCGGTCACCCAGGCGTTCCTGCCGCTGATCAAGCAGGCCAAGTCGGGCCGCATCGTCAACGTGTCCAGCATGCTGGGGTCGCAGACCCTGCATGCCGACCCGGCCTCGGGCATCTATGACTTCAAGATTCCGGCCTACAACGCCTCCAAGGCGGCGGTGAACAGCTGGACCCTGAGCCTGGCCCATGAGCTGCGCCACACCCCGATCAAGGTCAACACCGTGCACCCCGGCTACGTGAAGACCGACATGAACGGTGGCCACGGCGAGATCGAAATCGCCGAAGGCGCGCGTTCCAGCGTGCAGATGGCACTGGTCGGCGAGGGTGGCCCCAGCGGCAGCTTCACCTACCTGGGCGAGGTGCTGCCATGGTGATCCGCACGATGACCCTGGCCGTGTCCAGCGCCCTGCTGCTGGCCGGCTGCCTCAGCGTTGGCCCGAACTACAAGGCACCGGTGCAGGCACCGGTGACCCTGGAAGGATCGGCGGCACCGGTGTTCAGCACCGCATCGCCGGTGGCCAGCTGGTGGGCACAGTTCGATGACCCGGTGCTGGAGCAGCTGGTGCACAACGCACTGGCCGACAACCTGGACCTGCGCGTGGCGGTCAGCCGCGTGCGCCAGGCCCGCGCCGTGTTCGTGGAAAGCCGTTTCGACCAGGCGCCGCACGTGACTGCCGATGGCAGCTACGACCGGCGCAAGCAACCCGATCCGCAGCTGGGTGGGCAGCGGGTGTTCAGTGAAAGCTACCAGCTCGGCTTCGACGCCGGCTGGGAGCTGGATCTGTTCGGCCGCAAGCGCCGTGCTGCAGAAGCCGCGCGTGCCGACCTGGACGCCGAGCAGGCCAACCTGGCCGATGCGCAGGTGCTGGTGGCCGCCGAAGTGGCGCGCAACTACTTCGAGCTGCGTGGCACGCAGAAGCGCATCGCCGTGGCCCAGCAGACGCTGGTGAACCTGCGCGATACCCAGAAGCTGACCGAAACCCGTTGGGAACTGGGTGCCGGCAGCGAACTGGACGTGCAGAGCAGTCGCGCCCGCCTGAAGGCGATCGAGGCCGACATCCCGCTGCTGGAAGTGGCCGAAACACAGTCGCGCCATCGCCTGGCCGTGCTGATGGGCATGCGCCCGGAAGCCGTGCAGGACCTGCTGGCCCCGCGCGAGATGCCGGCCTTCGCCAAGGCACTGCCGCTGGGTGACACCCGCGAACTGCTGCGCCAGCGCGCCGACGTGCGCGTGGCCGAACGCCGGCTGGCGGCCGCCACCGCGCGTGTCGGCGTGGCCACGGCGGACCTGTTCCCGCGGCTGTCGCTGAGTGGCTTCGTCGGCTTCCTCGGCGGCGATGCCAACGGCCTGGTCAACGGCAACAACAAGGCGTGGTCGCTGACCCCGTCGCTGAGCTGGGCCGCGTTCGATTTCGGTACCGTGCGGGCGCGCCTGCGTGCCAGCAAGGCCGAAGCCGATGGGGTGGCTGCGCAGTACGAACAGGCCGTGCTGCTGGCACTGGAAGATACCGAAAACGCGTTGACCCGCTATGCCAAGCAGCAGTCGCGCCTGTCGATCGTGGCCGAACAGGCACAGTCGGCACGCCGCGCTGCCGCGCTGGCCCAGGTGCGCTACCGCGAGGGTTCGGAGGACTTCCTGACCCTGCTTGATGCACAGCGGACCCAGCTGGTGGCCGACGATGCGCTGGCTTCGGCCGAAGCGGACGTCAACGTCAGCGTGGTGGGCGTGTACAAGGCGCTGGGCGGCTGGGGCCAATCGCCGCAGCCGTCGGTGGCCATGGCGCGCTGAGCCTGCGCCATCGCTGTGGACAGGAACCGGCAGGGTCGCAGGACCCTGCCGGTTTTTTGTTTCCCCGGGGTTCGCCGCCGGTACGCCGGAGGGCGTCGGGTGCGGACGCAACGGTGCTTCTCCAGCAAAGCCTGCTACCGGGAGGAGGGGCCTGCATCTGGCGCGATCGGATTTGGTGCGCCTCCGGAGGCTGCGTATCTTCCCCGAATGACCGGTCCCGATGTTGTGGTGGCCCCGGCGCGTCCCCCGCGGAGTCCAAACCATGCGTCAATTTCTGGCTTACCTTTCCTTCTCGTGGCTGATCGCGGCCGGTGTTCTGCATTTCGTGATCGACGTCGTGGCACCGTTCGCTCGGCAGGTGCGTGCTCCCGGCGTGGAAACAACGCTCTATTACGGCCTTCACACGGCCTATGGGCTGGGGCTTGTGCTCTTCGGTTGCCTGGGCCTGCTCGTGGCAAGGCAGGCACCTGCGATGTTCAGCCAGTGGCCCGGGCTCCTGCTCTTGGTGCTGGCGGCCGCAAGCTGGCTTGTTTTCGCCTGTGTTTTCATCCCGTACCTGCCGCCAAGGATCCTGATGGGGCTGTTTGCGGTTCTCGTTCTCTCCATGGCCGCCGCACGATGATGCAAGGTGCGGATGTTCCGTTCGATCCCATTGGCCACAGCGCACAACAGCCCCCTTTCCATTCCAGCGCTGCACCCATCTGGACAGGCACGGTTATGAACGAGACCCTCGTGACAATGCTGAACATGAAAGCACGCCATCGTGCGCTGGCCCCCCTGCTGCAGATGCCATTGCCGTGCATCCGGTGCACCCGCACACATCCGGCAGTGCCTGCGCAGGATGACACCGTGCAGACCCTCCAGGCATCAGGGACGATTGGTGCATCCCATTCACTGCGGCAGCCCCGGCTGACGCCGCAGGTACTCCCGTATGGCCACTTTCCGCCGGATGGGTGGCATCAGATGGCGTGGCAGCGGTCATGAAAGGCCGCGACATGTTCGCGATACCCCCGGGGGTGATCGCCAGCGCTGGATTCTCGGTCGAGCGGCTTTGTGCGCTTGCCGGCGTGAAGCCATCGCATGCATTCGCGACAGACGATTTCTTCCGTCTCTGGAAAGCCGTCGAAGGCGAGATC
Encoded proteins:
- a CDS encoding SDR family NAD(P)-dependent oxidoreductase, which produces MNGTLTPEVLVLGGTGAVGQGLVAALLEAGSPVLVVGRDPGRLAALREQFADEPGLETLLGSLSDDGSARTVAERVAARPRPLAAVVDAMGGPYNRGRVTDRSGDALLQALQADLMPHVHAGRHLLPLLQDDGYPRRYVLVGSPAGLKPWAGYGEASITTSATRMYAQVLHQEAQALGVRAQMLEVCSPVCTPANAANACIEWPSALLVGRRLVSLLDNCRDNRAIVRCDTRDAELPRGLLRLDRQAMWHDAAGNT
- a CDS encoding efflux transporter outer membrane subunit; translation: MVIRTMTLAVSSALLLAGCLSVGPNYKAPVQAPVTLEGSAAPVFSTASPVASWWAQFDDPVLEQLVHNALADNLDLRVAVSRVRQARAVFVESRFDQAPHVTADGSYDRRKQPDPQLGGQRVFSESYQLGFDAGWELDLFGRKRRAAEAARADLDAEQANLADAQVLVAAEVARNYFELRGTQKRIAVAQQTLVNLRDTQKLTETRWELGAGSELDVQSSRARLKAIEADIPLLEVAETQSRHRLAVLMGMRPEAVQDLLAPREMPAFAKALPLGDTRELLRQRADVRVAERRLAAATARVGVATADLFPRLSLSGFVGFLGGDANGLVNGNNKAWSLTPSLSWAAFDFGTVRARLRASKAEADGVAAQYEQAVLLALEDTENALTRYAKQQSRLSIVAEQAQSARRAAALAQVRYREGSEDFLTLLDAQRTQLVADDALASAEADVNVSVVGVYKALGGWGQSPQPSVAMAR
- a CDS encoding efflux RND transporter periplasmic adaptor subunit, with amino-acid sequence MTSPNSTPHRFTRRLAMAGVSILAAAVLAACSGGHAEEAGMPPPPQVSAAPVLVKQVSQWDEFSGRVEAVQSVELRPRVSGYIDKVNYVEGQEVKKGDVLFTIDARSYQAEYDRARAELARARTQATLARSESDRAARLSEQQAISTETADQRRAASDQAVAAVQAAQAALDAAALNLEFTKVRAPIDGRAGRAIVTAGNLVTAGDTASVLTTLVSLDTVFVYFDADEGTFLRYAQMARKGERPSERDSGSALPVKVALSGEEGFPHEGKVDFLDNQVTRSTGTIRVRALMDNRDRQFTPGLFARVQLLGSGQFEAKLIDEKAVLTDQDRKYVYVVDKDGKAQRRDIQLGRSADGLRIVEQGLAAGDRVIIDGVQKVFMPGMPVQAKAVAMQPAPAAPGAGHDATALN
- a CDS encoding SDR family oxidoreductase — protein: MNSHSNKIALVTGATRGIGTETVRQLAEAGVHTLLAGRKRETAVEQALKLQAEGLPVEAIQLDVTDAASIAEAAEQVRQRHGRLDILVNNAGIMIENPAQAPSEQSQDTWRRTFDTNVHALVAVTQAFLPLIKQAKSGRIVNVSSMLGSQTLHADPASGIYDFKIPAYNASKAAVNSWTLSLAHELRHTPIKVNTVHPGYVKTDMNGGHGEIEIAEGARSSVQMALVGEGGPSGSFTYLGEVLPW
- a CDS encoding multidrug efflux RND transporter permease subunit; protein product: MDFSRFFIDRPIFAAVLSIVIFAAGLISIPILPIGEYPEVVPPSVVVRTVYPGANPKVIAETVATPLEEAINGVEGMMYIKSVAGSDGVLQMTITFRPGTDPDDAAVKVQNRVAQAQARLPEDVRRQGVTTQKQSPTFLMVVHLTSPKGKYDTLYLRNYARLHVKDALARIQGVGDAQIFGGGDYAMRAWLDPDKVSARGLTASDVVRAMREQNVQVSAGQLGAEPMPNSQFLTLINAQGRLKTEKEFGDIVLKSGTDGEVVRLSDVARLELGAGDYTLRSQLDGKNAVGIGIFQAPGANALEIRDAVIHTMDEMQKTMPADVKYEAVYDTTIFVRDSIKAVVSTLLEAIALVVLVVILFLQTWRASIIPLIAVPVSVVGTFAALYLLGFSINTLSLFGLVLAIGIVVDDAIVVVENVERNIEEGLTPLAAAHQAMREVSGPIIAIALVLCAVFVPMAFLSGVTGQFYKQFAVTIAISTVISAINSLTLSPALAARLLKPHGAPKDGPSRLIDRLFGWVFRPFNRFFKSSSEKYERGVSRILGRRGAVFVVYAVLLVGTGVIFKLVPPGFIPTQDKLYLIAGVKLPEGSSIARTDEMLRKVAKIAQETEGVAHTISFPGLNALQFTNTPNTGVAFIPLKPFNERHGRTAAQINAEINQKIAGLQEGFAFSLMPPPILGLGNGNGYQMFIEDRGNLGYGALQNAVQAMQGTVAQTPGMAFPISSYQANVPQLDAEVDRVKAKAQGVQLTELFDTLQTYLGSAYVNDFNQFGRTWQVIAQADGQFRNSVEDIGKLRTRNDRGEMVPIGSMVTIKETFGPDPVLRFNGYPAADLAGEADPRLLSSAQAMNKLTEIAGKVLPVGMTTEWTDLSYQQATQGKAAFIVFPVAIMLAFLVLAALYESWSLPLAVILIVPMTLLSALFGVWLTGGDNNVFVQVGLVVLMGLACKNAILIVEFARELEMGGKGIVEAALEACRLRLRPIVMTSIAFIAGTVPLVLSHGAGAEVRSVTGITVFAGMLGVTLFGLFLTPVFYVALRKLVTRNGGGKLVQHGEPTIHH
- a CDS encoding OmpA family protein, coding for MIRNTTRNLALALMTAAALSACATGGSYVQSDQYGNPTEQQNRTGRNALIGTAIGVAAGLLSGDSATERRQHALIGAGIGALSGAAIGQYQDRQERALRERTANTGIDVQRQGDNITLNLPDGITFDFGKATLKPQFYGSLNGVAGTLRDYNQTMIEVVGHTDSIGSDAVNNRLSKERADSVAQYLIGQGVQSVRIETLGAGKAYPIADNSTDAGRAKNRRVEIRVIPLKQ
- a CDS encoding LysR family transcriptional regulator, which encodes MSHDLNETLIFVKVVEQGSFIAAAKSLGLPKTTVSRKVQELETRLGARLLHRTTRRLGLTEAGSIYHEHCQRIARELEEAESAVSQLQSGPRGWLRFTVPYTIGITWIAPLLGQFHAQYPEIRVDMHLGNEKLDLIAGEADLALRVGTLPDSNLVARKLGTLRTQVFAAPSYIERYGEPLHPDELQFHRILAMRKPYHSHPNRITWQLGENGGELREFPVSPLMVANDASALNGALVCGEGLLLTGDVMAKPFIESGMVRRVLAGWTGPEMDFNAVFAGGRLVSPKVRAFVDFLVEKLNFDANYMLAQCPAAKLAQQQSEKAEAELEATGKRILEKVAAPAA